A region of Solea solea chromosome 7, fSolSol10.1, whole genome shotgun sequence DNA encodes the following proteins:
- the LOC131462837 gene encoding extracellular calcium-sensing receptor-like — translation MDKYGGALIKYNNKLIFLHTASSKTEFLSYHEPLGICLTTTSLLGTFICVVVLGIFIHHHSTPIVRANNSELSFLLLVSLKFCFLCSLLFIGRPRLWTCQLRHAAFGISFVLCVSCILVKTMVVLAVFRASKPGGESSLKWFGAVQQRGTVMVLTSVQAAICTAWLVSASPVPHKNTQYHSDKIVYECAVGSTVGFAVLLGYIGLLAVLSCLLAFLARNLPDSFNEAKLITFSMLIFCAVWVAFVPAYINSPGKYADAVEVFAILASSFGLLVALFGPICYIILFRTERNTKKAIMGRGITM, via the exons ATGGACAAGTACGGAGGAGCCCtcataaaatacaataacaaaCTGATATTTCtgcacacagcctcctcg aaaacagaattcCTCTcttaccatgagcctctgggtatctgcttgacaaccacctcactgttgggcacatttatctgtgttgttgttctgggcatcttcatccatcatcacagcacacctatagttcgtgccaacaattcagaactcagttttcttctcttggtgtcactcaagttctgtttcctctgctcgttgctcttcattggaagacccagattatggacttgtcaactaagacatgcagcatttggcatcagctttgtgctttgtgtctcatgcaTCCTAGTAAAAACCATGGTGGTtttggctgtgttcagggcctccaaaccaggaggtgagtccagtctcaagtggtttggtgctgtgcagcagagagggacagttatggttctgacttctgttcaagcagcaatctgcactgcctggcttgtctctgcttcaccagtgcctcataaaaacacccagtatcacagtgacaagatagtttatgagtgtgcagttgggtccacagttggttttgcagttttacttggttatattggtttactggctgtcctcagttgtttgttagcttttctagccAGGAATCTTCctgacagtttcaatgaggccaaactcatcactttcagcatgttgatcttctgtgcagtgtgggtggcctttgtccctgcttacatcaactctccaggcaaatatgcagatgcagtggaggtatttgccatcctggcctccagttttggcctcttggtggcgctgtttggacCTATATGTTACATAATCCTGTTCagaacagagagaaacacaaagaaagcaatCATGGGTCGTGGCATCACAATGTAA